The following proteins are encoded in a genomic region of Deltaproteobacteria bacterium:
- the panB gene encoding 3-methyl-2-oxobutanoate hydroxymethyltransferase has protein sequence MLSEKVTIPKLRKMKVERRKIAMLTAYDATFAQILDQAGVDIILVGDSLGRVVQGHDNTLPVTFEQSLYHTQSVGRGVKRAMIVTDMPFMSYQVSGEQALLNCGRVLKETLAIAVKLEGGMEIVPTVKALTGVGIPVMGHIGLQPQSIHALGGYKMKGKNLPEARELLETARVLEEAGCFSLVLECVTAETAQEITESLQIPTIGIAAGPHCDGQVLVIHDMLGLIPDLRLRHVKVYADLHPIITNAVQEYIHEVQTGSFPSEAQTTHREPPLKIARSKR, from the coding sequence ATGTTATCTGAGAAAGTCACTATTCCCAAACTGCGAAAGATGAAGGTGGAGCGGCGGAAGATCGCCATGCTGACCGCTTATGATGCCACCTTTGCCCAGATTCTTGATCAAGCAGGGGTTGATATTATTTTGGTGGGTGATTCCCTCGGACGGGTGGTTCAGGGGCATGACAATACGCTTCCGGTGACCTTTGAGCAGTCTCTGTATCACACCCAATCTGTCGGCCGCGGGGTGAAACGGGCGATGATTGTGACCGACATGCCATTTATGAGTTATCAGGTTTCAGGGGAGCAGGCACTTTTGAATTGCGGCCGAGTCTTGAAGGAAACGCTGGCGATTGCGGTGAAACTGGAAGGGGGGATGGAGATTGTGCCGACGGTCAAGGCCTTGACCGGTGTCGGGATTCCAGTCATGGGGCATATCGGTCTTCAGCCGCAGTCGATCCATGCCCTGGGTGGGTACAAGATGAAGGGAAAAAATCTTCCGGAGGCGAGAGAACTTTTGGAGACGGCCCGTGTCCTTGAAGAGGCCGGTTGTTTTAGCCTTGTTCTCGAGTGTGTGACGGCGGAGACGGCACAGGAGATCACCGAGTCGCTTCAAATCCCGACGATCGGGATCGCCGCCGGACCGCACTGTGACGGGCAGGTTCTGGTGATCCACGACATGCTCGGATTAATCCCAGATCTTCGCTTGAGGCACGTCAAGGTCTACGCCGATCTTCATCCGATCATTACGAATGCGGTTCAGGAATACATCCACGAAGTCCAGACAGGGTCGTTCCCATCAGAGGCCCAAACGACGCACCGCGAACCTCCTTTAAAGATTGCCCGTTCGAAGAGATGA
- a CDS encoding NADH-quinone oxidoreductase subunit N has translation MALLQNLRLFLPESILSATVLVLFIADFFTTKQKKAPLFFGLSLIGLLAALGAAYVSRSMPAASLFTGMVAFDAAGTFFKVLFSLSAIVIIFFSSGSREMERVDIPSYCILLLTLTLGMMLLATSTNLLMLYLSLEMVSISSYILSGFLKGIRRSSEAALKYVIYGGVASGIMAYGFSLLYGLSGTLSMSEMFVYFSTHATDKSVLFVGLVLSLAGFGYKIAAFPFHMWAPDVYEGAPTPVAAFFSVGPKAAGFAALIRFFLTALAIKSPDQFGDLKLAGWPELITLLAIVTMTFGNFAALYQTNLKRLLAYSSIAHAGYLLMGFAALNQEAIQAVFFYLIVYFVMNLGAFLVVIMILNQRGVEDLEGYNGIGRRGGQGAYLAVMMAVFLFSLTGLPPFAGFAGKLYLFTAVIKAKMFGLAIVGVLNSVVSLYYYIRVVKVMFFVDPPDQNPFRFSGLSHPVLVSGLAALTLAMGLFWDPLVRIVRESAVMLF, from the coding sequence ATGGCACTCTTGCAGAACCTCAGGTTATTTTTACCCGAATCAATCCTTTCGGCAACAGTCCTCGTCCTTTTTATCGCCGACTTTTTTACCACGAAACAAAAAAAGGCCCCGCTCTTTTTCGGTCTTTCGCTGATCGGTCTTCTGGCCGCTTTGGGGGCTGCTTATGTCTCAAGATCGATGCCGGCCGCTTCGCTTTTTACCGGTATGGTGGCCTTTGATGCGGCGGGGACCTTTTTCAAGGTCTTGTTTAGCCTTTCGGCAATCGTGATCATCTTCTTTTCCTCCGGTTCCCGGGAGATGGAGCGGGTGGATATCCCCAGTTACTGCATCCTTCTTTTGACCCTGACGTTGGGGATGATGTTGCTGGCCACCTCGACAAACCTTTTGATGCTTTATCTTTCGCTGGAGATGGTCAGCATTTCCTCTTATATCCTCTCCGGTTTCCTGAAGGGGATCCGGCGCTCCTCGGAGGCCGCACTCAAGTATGTGATCTATGGCGGGGTTGCTTCCGGGATCATGGCGTACGGTTTTTCCCTCCTCTATGGCCTTTCCGGGACGCTCAGCATGTCCGAGATGTTTGTCTATTTTTCTACCCATGCCACGGACAAATCGGTCCTCTTCGTCGGGCTGGTTCTTTCACTCGCCGGATTCGGCTACAAGATTGCGGCCTTCCCGTTTCATATGTGGGCGCCGGATGTCTATGAAGGGGCCCCGACGCCGGTGGCGGCTTTCTTTTCTGTCGGTCCCAAGGCGGCCGGGTTCGCGGCGCTAATCCGTTTTTTCCTGACGGCGCTTGCTATCAAGTCACCGGACCAATTTGGTGACCTGAAACTGGCCGGCTGGCCGGAACTGATCACCCTCCTGGCCATCGTCACCATGACCTTCGGAAACTTTGCGGCCCTCTATCAGACAAATCTGAAAAGGCTTTTGGCCTATTCCTCCATCGCCCATGCCGGTTACCTGCTGATGGGGTTTGCGGCGCTGAACCAGGAGGCGATCCAGGCGGTTTTCTTTTACCTCATCGTCTATTTTGTGATGAACCTCGGGGCCTTTCTGGTCGTGATCATGATCTTGAACCAGAGGGGGGTTGAGGATCTGGAGGGGTACAACGGGATCGGCCGCCGGGGAGGGCAGGGGGCCTACCTTGCCGTGATGATGGCAGTTTTTCTATTTTCCTTAACCGGGCTTCCGCCTTTCGCCGGTTTTGCCGGCAAGCTTTATCTTTTTACCGCCGTTATCAAGGCGAAGATGTTTGGACTGGCGATTGTCGGGGTCTTGAACAGTGTCGTTTCTCTCTATTACTACATCCGTGTGGTGAAGGTGATGTTCTTCGTTGACCCGCCGGACCAGAATCCTTTTCGTTTTAGCGGGTTATCCCATCCCGTTCTCGTTTCGGGACTGGCCGCTCTGACCTTGGCGATGGGGCTTTTTTGGGACCCGTTGGTCCGGATTGTGAGGGAGTCAGCCGTTATGTTGTTTTAA
- a CDS encoding phosphopantothenate/pantothenate synthetase translates to MKIPSSHPRARSLRLREKIVSGVQRGITSRAGLIAHGRGEAFDYLLGEKTHPFAWQAIQASAIYLLTARCPVISVNGNVAALIGPELARFSNRWKIPLEVNIFHYDPKREHLLIRYLKQCGAAKVLGSHCGSYKILKGLGHPRRKMNLEGIAKADVVFVPLEDGDRCQALRRIGKKVVTVDLNPLSRTARSATVTIVDELTRCFPKLDQAMARLSRKPVKSLRISRARYNNKIHLTAAEKKLRGQF, encoded by the coding sequence GTGAAGATCCCCTCGTCCCATCCCCGGGCCCGTTCTCTCCGGCTTCGCGAAAAGATCGTTTCTGGAGTGCAACGGGGGATCACCTCTCGGGCCGGTTTGATCGCCCATGGCCGGGGGGAGGCGTTCGATTATCTCTTGGGTGAGAAGACCCATCCTTTCGCATGGCAAGCCATTCAAGCCTCTGCCATTTATCTGCTCACTGCCAGGTGTCCGGTCATTTCCGTCAATGGCAACGTTGCCGCGCTGATCGGTCCGGAGTTGGCCCGTTTTTCAAACCGCTGGAAAATCCCGCTTGAGGTGAATATTTTTCATTATGATCCTAAAAGAGAACACCTCCTCATCCGGTATCTCAAACAGTGTGGGGCCGCAAAAGTCCTTGGAAGTCACTGTGGGTCATACAAAATCCTAAAGGGGCTTGGTCATCCGCGCCGCAAAATGAACCTTGAAGGGATTGCCAAGGCGGATGTCGTTTTTGTCCCGTTGGAAGATGGTGATCGTTGCCAAGCGCTTCGCAGAATCGGCAAAAAGGTGGTTACCGTTGACTTGAATCCGTTGTCCCGAACGGCCCGGTCAGCCACCGTAACGATTGTTGATGAACTGACCCGTTGTTTTCCGAAGCTCGATCAGGCGATGGCCCGGCTGAGCAGAAAACCAGTGAAGAGTTTGAGAATTTCCCGGGCTCGCTACAACAATAAGATTCATCTAACGGCGGCCGAAAAGAAATTGAGGGGACAGTTCTAA
- the rsmA gene encoding ribosomal RNA small subunit methyltransferase A → MQAKKYLGQHFLTNPSLAAKIVRLADVGSGDSILEIGAGRGILTEALAKTGASVVAIEKDRELVPSLCERFAGFQNVKIVEGDILQLLGKTGEAKHRKKVIANLPYNIATEIIFRLFDHKRLFSALTLMLQKEVAERIVARPNCKDYGLLSIFSQIHADVKIVLKVSRAAFYPRPKVESAVVQFKILPDLRVPVKNFPLFREVVRASFASRRKMIANSLKGHLSGFSPEQIQKGLESAGISPLVRAEALTLEKFVALANTL, encoded by the coding sequence ATGCAAGCCAAGAAATATTTGGGCCAACATTTTCTGACCAACCCAAGCCTTGCCGCAAAAATTGTCCGTCTGGCCGATGTTGGCTCCGGTGATTCGATACTGGAGATCGGAGCAGGCCGCGGCATCTTGACGGAGGCGTTGGCCAAAACGGGGGCCTCAGTAGTGGCGATTGAGAAGGATAGAGAGTTGGTGCCGTCGCTTTGCGAGAGATTCGCCGGTTTTCAAAATGTGAAGATTGTTGAGGGGGATATTTTACAATTGTTAGGGAAAACAGGTGAGGCGAAACACCGGAAAAAAGTTATTGCAAACCTTCCCTATAATATCGCCACAGAGATTATCTTTCGCCTGTTTGATCACAAGAGGCTCTTTTCCGCATTAACCTTGATGCTCCAGAAGGAGGTGGCGGAACGGATTGTCGCCCGACCGAACTGCAAAGATTACGGCCTTCTTTCAATCTTCAGCCAGATCCATGCCGATGTCAAAATAGTGCTGAAGGTTTCTCGAGCCGCTTTTTATCCCCGCCCCAAGGTGGAGTCGGCCGTTGTTCAGTTTAAAATCCTTCCTGATTTGAGGGTCCCGGTCAAAAATTTCCCCCTTTTCAGGGAGGTTGTTCGGGCCTCTTTTGCGAGCCGACGGAAGATGATCGCCAACAGCCTTAAGGGGCATTTATCGGGATTCTCTCCTGAGCAGATACAGAAAGGGCTTGAATCAGCAGGTATTTCTCCATTGGTGAGGGCCGAGGCCCTCACCCTGGAAAAATTTGTGGCATTGGCCAATACTTTATAA
- a CDS encoding 3'-5' exonuclease — protein sequence MEGKFKYLVYDIETAIDKPLLNKVLYSGEGLDDNAAYQKQLAELAEEDRDFVNPSFHKPISMAAIAVADDLQITKIGLLGGEKRTASSIVHDFWEIYNTKQPHLVDFNGKGFDLRILELWAFRLGITIHKKHFDKYGVRYKFSDESHLDLHEFLTNHGAIRFKGGLNLFSKLLGKPGKTTTKGVMVQELYEKGEFFRIDDYCLADTMDTYFVFLRTRVMVGELSLSQEKELVQAAREKLEAKAKKEGYFKEYLEFFGEWVPEN from the coding sequence ATGGAGGGTAAATTCAAATACCTGGTCTATGATATCGAAACGGCGATCGACAAACCGCTATTGAATAAGGTCCTTTATTCCGGTGAAGGGCTGGATGACAATGCCGCCTATCAGAAACAGCTTGCGGAGTTGGCGGAAGAGGATCGGGATTTTGTCAACCCCTCTTTTCATAAACCGATCTCCATGGCCGCTATTGCCGTCGCCGATGATTTGCAGATCACCAAGATCGGCCTGCTCGGCGGGGAAAAAAGGACAGCCTCTTCCATCGTCCACGACTTCTGGGAGATCTATAACACCAAACAACCCCACCTTGTTGATTTCAATGGAAAAGGATTTGACCTTCGCATCCTTGAACTCTGGGCCTTTCGTCTGGGAATTACTATTCACAAGAAACATTTTGATAAATACGGGGTCCGCTACAAATTTTCTGACGAATCTCATTTGGACCTCCATGAATTTCTGACAAACCACGGAGCGATCCGTTTTAAAGGAGGGCTCAATCTCTTTTCCAAACTCCTGGGAAAACCAGGAAAGACAACCACCAAAGGGGTGATGGTCCAGGAACTTTATGAAAAGGGAGAATTTTTCAGGATCGACGATTACTGCCTGGCCGATACGATGGACACCTACTTTGTTTTTCTAAGAACCCGCGTCATGGTCGGCGAACTTTCGCTCTCACAGGAAAAAGAACTGGTCCAGGCGGCCAGAGAAAAATTGGAAGCCAAGGCAAAAAAAGAAGGGTACTTCAAAGAGTATCTCGAATTTTTTGGAGAGTGGGTTCCTGAAAATTAG
- a CDS encoding deoxynucleoside kinase translates to MPHEPRYIAVEGPIGVGKSSLARKLAETFKARLILEEAYENPFLPEFYKDRARNALKTQIYFLLSRYQQQKELAQQDLFNQITVCDYLFSKDRIFATVNLSRDEQLLYEKIYRLLDGSLPRPDLVVYLQSEVGVLIKNIKKRAIPFEKSIDTPYLEELAEAYNQYFFSYTETPLLVVNCTKIDFVKNEVDYQNLVKEILSTKRGQKNFVALGGSR, encoded by the coding sequence ATGCCTCACGAACCTCGGTACATTGCGGTTGAAGGGCCGATCGGTGTTGGCAAATCAAGTCTTGCCCGGAAGCTGGCCGAGACCTTCAAGGCGCGCCTCATCCTGGAGGAGGCGTATGAGAACCCGTTCTTGCCGGAGTTCTACAAAGACCGGGCGCGGAACGCCCTGAAGACCCAGATCTATTTCCTGCTCTCCCGTTACCAGCAACAAAAAGAGTTGGCCCAGCAGGATCTCTTCAATCAGATTACCGTTTGCGATTATCTCTTTTCGAAGGACCGGATCTTTGCCACGGTCAATCTCTCCCGTGACGAACAACTGCTCTATGAGAAGATCTACCGGCTTCTGGACGGTTCACTCCCAAGGCCGGACCTTGTCGTCTATTTGCAGTCGGAGGTGGGGGTTCTGATCAAGAATATCAAAAAGAGGGCGATCCCCTTTGAAAAGTCGATTGACACCCCTTATCTGGAGGAGCTGGCGGAGGCATACAACCAGTACTTTTTTTCCTATACTGAAACACCGCTTCTTGTCGTGAACTGCACCAAAATCGATTTTGTCAAAAATGAAGTTGATTACCAGAACCTGGTCAAGGAGATCCTTTCCACGAAGCGGGGGCAGAAGAATTTTGTCGCCCTTGGCGGGAGCCGGTGA
- the nuoL gene encoding NADH-quinone oxidoreductase subunit L — protein sequence MFEKFISYIPFVPLLPLIGAAVNGFVSFRGWRPARGFVNGVACATIALSFLISLGTFAHFLSLAPEARELTITLWPWIDVGALHTDVAFLIDPLTLTMMLVVTGVGFIIHIYATGYMGHDKDYPRFFAYLNLFCFAMLLLVMGSNLFMMFIGWEGVGLCSYLLIGFWYESKPNAVAGMKAFIVNRIGDWGFLIGLLLLFWTLFQLGHPTVTFTEIRDQAPLLVGQTWGGISVVTLICLFLFIGATGKSAQIPLYTWLPDAMAGPTPVSALIHAATMVTAGVYMIARLHFLYSLSPVALTVVTTVGFATALFAATIGFAQNDIKKVLAYSTVSQLGFMFGAMGVAAYAAGIFHLVTHAFFKACLFLGSGSVIHGMSGEQDMRKMGGLKKFMPVTYKTFLLATLAIAGIFPFAGFFSKDEILWRTFASGHYLQWGLGVVAAIGTAIYMFRLVGMTFLGKLHEPIHEEGIEDKHHHPHESPASMTVPLVILAVLSILGGLLGVPASLGHFFHLPNLIERWLSPVFHLAEEGEHHAIPVAEYLLMGFSLFIAVGGSYLGYLFYTSRRDIPERFAARFATLYRLVANKYFVDEFYDRVVVQNLLRLNRALDLFDQKVIDGIVNLSGLVTRIFSWISGLLDKYLVDGLVNLLSEATLVAGRNLRRIQTGQIQNYLYMALGGVVVVIVYKFL from the coding sequence ATGTTTGAGAAATTCATCAGTTACATTCCGTTTGTCCCTCTCCTCCCGTTGATCGGGGCGGCGGTAAACGGGTTTGTCAGTTTTCGCGGTTGGCGTCCCGCCCGGGGCTTCGTGAATGGGGTCGCCTGCGCCACGATTGCCCTTTCTTTTTTGATTTCTCTCGGGACCTTCGCCCATTTTCTCTCTCTCGCCCCGGAGGCGCGGGAACTGACCATCACCCTCTGGCCCTGGATCGATGTCGGGGCGTTGCATACCGATGTTGCCTTCCTGATCGATCCGCTCACCTTGACCATGATGCTCGTGGTCACCGGTGTCGGGTTTATTATCCATATCTATGCGACCGGCTACATGGGGCATGATAAAGATTACCCCCGCTTCTTTGCCTACTTGAACCTTTTTTGTTTTGCGATGTTGCTCCTTGTCATGGGATCAAACCTCTTCATGATGTTTATCGGTTGGGAAGGGGTCGGGCTCTGTTCTTATCTGTTGATCGGTTTCTGGTATGAAAGCAAGCCGAATGCCGTCGCCGGGATGAAGGCGTTTATCGTCAACCGGATCGGGGACTGGGGTTTCTTGATCGGTCTCCTCCTCTTGTTCTGGACCCTTTTTCAGCTCGGTCACCCGACGGTGACATTTACCGAGATCCGGGATCAGGCCCCGCTCCTGGTGGGACAGACCTGGGGTGGTATTTCGGTGGTGACACTCATCTGTCTCTTTCTATTTATTGGGGCGACCGGGAAGTCGGCCCAGATCCCCCTTTATACCTGGCTTCCGGATGCGATGGCCGGACCAACGCCGGTCTCCGCCCTAATCCATGCTGCCACGATGGTTACCGCCGGTGTCTACATGATTGCCCGGCTCCATTTTCTCTATTCGCTCTCTCCGGTCGCCCTCACTGTGGTGACGACCGTCGGTTTTGCCACGGCGCTTTTTGCCGCGACGATCGGTTTCGCGCAAAATGATATCAAAAAAGTCCTGGCCTATTCCACCGTCTCCCAACTTGGTTTCATGTTTGGGGCGATGGGGGTGGCGGCTTACGCCGCAGGAATTTTTCATTTGGTTACCCACGCCTTCTTTAAGGCCTGTCTCTTCTTGGGGTCCGGTTCGGTCATTCACGGGATGAGTGGCGAGCAGGATATGCGAAAAATGGGCGGGCTCAAAAAATTCATGCCGGTGACCTACAAGACCTTTCTCTTGGCGACGCTCGCGATTGCCGGGATCTTTCCGTTTGCCGGATTCTTCTCCAAGGACGAGATCCTTTGGAGGACCTTTGCCTCCGGGCATTACCTGCAATGGGGGCTCGGAGTGGTTGCCGCCATCGGCACCGCCATCTATATGTTCCGGCTCGTTGGAATGACGTTTCTAGGTAAATTGCATGAACCCATTCATGAAGAAGGGATTGAAGATAAGCACCATCATCCCCATGAATCGCCCGCCTCGATGACGGTTCCGTTAGTGATCCTGGCGGTTCTCTCTATTTTGGGTGGGCTCTTGGGGGTTCCAGCCTCCCTGGGGCATTTCTTTCATCTGCCGAATCTCATTGAAAGGTGGCTTTCTCCGGTTTTTCATCTTGCTGAAGAGGGAGAACATCATGCTATCCCGGTAGCCGAATATCTCCTGATGGGGTTTTCGTTATTCATTGCGGTCGGTGGTTCTTACCTCGGGTATCTTTTTTATACCTCGCGCCGCGATATCCCTGAAAGGTTTGCCGCCCGCTTTGCCACTCTCTACCGGTTGGTGGCGAACAAATATTTTGTGGATGAGTTCTATGACAGGGTTGTGGTGCAGAACCTCCTCCGGCTCAATCGGGCGTTAGACCTCTTTGATCAAAAAGTCATTGATGGGATTGTCAACCTCTCCGGACTGGTGACGCGGATCTTCTCCTGGATCTCCGGCCTCTTGGATAAGTACCTTGTGGATGGTCTGGTCAATCTCTTGTCGGAAGCGACGCTCGTCGCCGGCCGAAATCTCCGCCGGATCCAAACCGGCCAGATCCAGAATTACCTTTATATGGCCTTGGGTGGTGTTGTGGTGGTGATTGTTTATAAATTTTTGTAG
- a CDS encoding NADH-quinone oxidoreductase subunit M, with the protein MQHALSLMTFIPLVGALIIPFLPKEKPNWARWVALAATLPPLFIAFKIFALFDRSAASFQFVEGPYSWIPAFHIQYYMGIDGISVSMVLLTALISTICIIASWGIQKSVRGYFALFLLLDAGMMGVFCALDWFLFYVFWEVMLLPMYFLIGIWGGPRREYAAIKFFLYTLLGSVLMLLVMIAFYFYSDGNSFNLVTLANQAGHLGPLTHPNFRLVCWLGLFICFAVKIPAFPFHTWLPDAHVEAPTAISVILAGVLLKMGIYGILRINYTLLPEATVYFAQMMAVIGVINIIYGALCAMAQTDFKKLIAYSSISHMGFCLLGMSSFTPEGINGAVLQMFNHGTITAQLFLLVGVVYDRAHHRDLNKFGGLATTQPQYAVMTAIAFFAAMGLPGLSGFISEALSFLGGFKVWRFYTILSASGVVLTAGYMLWTFQKVFLGPVNEKYKGMPDISGREMLTLVPLVILVVVLGVYPKPALDLVGASLSALSQGMQSYLPSSWVAGL; encoded by the coding sequence ATGCAACACGCATTATCCTTGATGACCTTTATCCCTCTTGTGGGGGCGTTGATCATCCCGTTTCTCCCCAAAGAGAAACCCAACTGGGCTCGCTGGGTCGCGCTTGCGGCGACACTGCCGCCGCTCTTCATCGCATTCAAGATCTTTGCTCTCTTTGACCGGTCCGCCGCCTCTTTTCAGTTTGTAGAGGGGCCCTACAGCTGGATCCCCGCCTTTCATATTCAATATTATATGGGGATCGACGGCATTTCGGTGTCGATGGTTTTGTTGACGGCGCTGATTTCCACGATCTGTATCATCGCCTCCTGGGGGATCCAAAAATCGGTCCGCGGCTACTTCGCCCTTTTCCTCCTGCTTGATGCCGGAATGATGGGGGTCTTCTGCGCCCTCGACTGGTTCCTGTTCTACGTCTTCTGGGAGGTGATGCTTTTGCCGATGTACTTCCTGATCGGGATTTGGGGCGGTCCGCGGCGTGAGTATGCGGCGATCAAGTTCTTCCTCTATACCCTGCTCGGCAGTGTCCTGATGTTGCTCGTGATGATCGCCTTCTACTTTTACAGTGACGGGAACTCCTTTAACCTGGTGACGCTCGCCAATCAGGCGGGTCATCTGGGGCCGCTCACCCATCCCAATTTCCGGCTGGTTTGCTGGCTGGGGCTCTTCATCTGTTTCGCGGTCAAAATCCCGGCCTTTCCGTTCCACACCTGGCTTCCGGATGCCCACGTGGAGGCGCCGACAGCCATCTCCGTCATCCTGGCCGGCGTCCTTTTAAAGATGGGCATTTATGGGATCCTGCGGATCAACTATACCCTTTTGCCGGAGGCGACCGTTTATTTTGCACAGATGATGGCGGTGATCGGGGTCATCAACATCATTTACGGGGCCCTCTGTGCGATGGCACAGACCGATTTCAAGAAATTGATCGCCTATTCGTCGATCTCTCACATGGGTTTTTGTCTGTTGGGGATGAGTTCGTTCACGCCGGAGGGGATCAACGGGGCGGTCCTGCAGATGTTCAACCATGGGACGATCACCGCCCAGCTCTTCTTGCTGGTTGGTGTGGTTTACGACCGGGCCCATCATCGGGATCTGAATAAATTTGGGGGGCTTGCGACCACCCAGCCGCAATATGCGGTGATGACGGCGATTGCCTTTTTTGCGGCGATGGGTCTCCCCGGACTTTCCGGTTTTATCTCCGAGGCGCTTTCATTCCTGGGAGGTTTCAAGGTCTGGAGATTCTATACGATCCTCTCCGCCTCTGGCGTGGTCTTGACCGCCGGTTACATGCTCTGGACCTTCCAGAAAGTTTTTCTCGGTCCGGTCAATGAAAAATACAAAGGGATGCCGGATATTTCCGGTCGTGAGATGCTGACGCTGGTCCCGTTGGTGATCCTTGTGGTGGTTTTGGGTGTTTACCCGAAGCCGGCCTTGGACCTGGTGGGGGCCTCACTCTCGGCCTTGAGTCAGGGGATGCAGTCTTATCTTCCTTCTTCCTGGGTGGCGGGGCTATAA
- a CDS encoding NADH-quinone oxidoreductase subunit A — protein sequence MEEYGKILLLFTFGALFVAAFLLVSHLIGKKKFTREKHLPYECGVDSVENLRSHFSVKFYLVAMLFILFDVEVVFLYPWAVLFKDFIARGEGLFIFLEMLIFLFILAVGLVYIYGRRALDWE from the coding sequence ATGGAAGAATACGGCAAGATTCTGCTTCTCTTTACCTTTGGCGCCCTGTTTGTGGCGGCGTTTCTCCTTGTTTCACACCTGATCGGCAAAAAAAAGTTCACGCGCGAAAAGCATCTCCCCTACGAATGTGGGGTCGATTCAGTCGAAAATCTCCGGAGCCATTTTTCGGTTAAATTTTATCTTGTGGCGATGCTCTTCATCCTTTTTGATGTGGAGGTGGTCTTTCTCTACCCGTGGGCGGTTCTCTTCAAGGATTTTATCGCCCGTGGGGAGGGACTTTTCATTTTTCTGGAGATGCTGATCTTCCTCTTTATCCTCGCAGTGGGGCTTGTCTATATCTATGGCCGGCGGGCGCTGGATTGGGAATAA
- the tsaD gene encoding tRNA (adenosine(37)-N6)-threonylcarbamoyltransferase complex transferase subunit TsaD: MIILGIETSCDETAAAVVHGNGSSLKILSNIIASQQEVHQKYGGIVPELASRRHMEVILPVIQEALDQAKVTLAEIEAIAVTVMPGLVGSLLVGLQVAKGIAFAQGIPFVGVSHLEGHLQAALLEHPKVTYPYLALLVSGGHTLIYHVSLFSRYELIGGTRDDAAGEAFDKVAKILGLGYPGGPLIDKLARDGNPKAIKFPQGKISGHPFDFSFSGLKTAVLNYVRQSCRGEVTSPLLENICASFQETVVDDLVRKTVLAAEEKGVKTIVVSGGVACNSRLREKLPQAFFPSPLLCTDNAAMIAAVGYQYLKKGQTSPWSLNAVANQDAGNPSMNSGSA, from the coding sequence ATGATTATTTTAGGTATCGAAACCTCGTGTGACGAGACGGCGGCGGCCGTTGTTCATGGGAACGGTTCTTCCCTCAAAATTTTATCCAATATCATTGCCTCGCAACAGGAGGTTCACCAAAAATATGGGGGGATTGTTCCGGAACTGGCCAGCCGCCGGCATATGGAGGTGATCCTGCCGGTCATCCAGGAGGCGTTAGATCAGGCGAAGGTGACGCTCGCTGAGATTGAAGCGATTGCGGTGACGGTAATGCCCGGTCTGGTCGGTTCGCTCTTGGTTGGCTTGCAGGTGGCCAAGGGGATCGCTTTTGCCCAAGGAATCCCGTTCGTGGGGGTCAGCCATCTCGAGGGGCATCTTCAGGCGGCTCTTCTGGAGCACCCCAAAGTGACGTACCCTTATCTGGCCCTTCTTGTTTCCGGAGGGCATACCCTGATTTACCATGTTTCCCTGTTCAGCCGGTATGAACTGATAGGAGGGACGCGGGATGATGCCGCCGGTGAGGCGTTTGACAAGGTCGCCAAGATCTTAGGACTCGGTTATCCAGGAGGACCTTTGATTGATAAACTGGCGAGAGACGGGAACCCGAAGGCGATCAAATTTCCTCAAGGGAAGATTTCCGGACATCCGTTTGACTTCAGTTTTAGCGGGTTGAAAACTGCGGTTTTAAATTATGTCCGGCAAAGCTGTAGGGGCGAGGTGACCTCGCCCCTACTTGAAAATATTTGTGCCTCGTTCCAGGAAACGGTAGTGGATGATCTGGTCAGAAAGACCGTTCTTGCCGCCGAGGAAAAGGGGGTCAAAACAATCGTTGTCTCGGGCGGGGTTGCCTGCAACAGTCGCCTGAGAGAGAAACTCCCACAGGCCTTTTTCCCTTCACCCCTGTTATGTACCGATAATGCCGCCATGATTGCGGCTGTCGGTTATCAGTATTTGAAAAAAGGTCAAACCTCCCCCTGGAGTCTTAATGCCGTCGCGAATCAGGATGCGGGCAACCCTTCGATGAACTCAGGGTCCGCCTGA